The following is a genomic window from Anopheles aquasalis chromosome 3, idAnoAquaMG_Q_19, whole genome shotgun sequence.
GCAACGCCGACGGTAACGCTACACCCTGCATCCGGTAGAAGTATTTACCATCCTCGTTTGCTTCCTTGATCGGATGAGCCGCAGAGATCGTGCATCGACCGAGCAGTCCCGTTGACCCCATCATCGGTCCCTTACTGATGTCTACGTGGTCCCCGACTCGGTACACCGTGACCTGACCATTGTTCTTACTCGCCACACTCGGTATCTGGTCGCGTTTGAAGGGATTATTGTGGAACATTTCGATCGCCAGCTCACTGTCCACATCGAGCCGCTCGATCGGAAGATCCTTTTGCGAGAGTTTAATCATTTCGATCGAAAGGGCACGCAGCTCCGGTACGGTAGGGTTCCAGTGCTCTTGGCCCAGCACGATATCATGCACGAAGCTGCCAGATTTTACTGCAAAGGAGAAGAATCCAAATGATTACAACAATCATCTGCCCTGGCTCAACAAAAGGCCTCCGCTACTGACTGTTTGGTGTAGGGAAGCTGTGAAGGTGAAGTCCGGCGGTCGGTTTAAAGCTGTTTTGTAGCACAGCACCGAGCAGGAAGGAGCACGATCTCCAGAACACTTTGTTGGCGATGTGCGGTTCCGGCGAAGTGAAGTTAAGTAGCTGCAACGTGCAGGAGTCACGCAGAGGTCGTCGCATATCCCACGGTGTCTTGTTATCCAGCAGGGCTAGTGCCGATTGGCGGCAATACTTTTCACCGATGTCTGTAAAAGATGAAACACAGAGagtgatcgcgatgatcggTGGAATGGTTGGTGTTCCCACTGCCTTACGTCTGGCACAATCGTACGGTGTGGAGAGTTCCCGGTTCATCACgagtgtcgtgtcgtgtggtAGTCCAAGGTACCGGACTTCGATCTTCTCGATGCGGCCAACCCGTTCGCGTTGCCGGGTTTGCTCCTCCGAGAACAGATCGCTGGCCTTTGTTGAGACTCGCGACGAGAGGGAAAAATGTTCTGAAAAGAGCACGTGCGGGGATGAGTGGACTGGTGATTTTGATTGCGGTGGAACTTACTTTTCGTCACATGTTGCACTTGGAAGGCAGAGCGGCTTACTTTACGTAGAATAATCGGCattttgttgggttttttaACCGGCGGCCCTCGTGTTATcaaatcgttgttgttgtttttttgttgttgttcatttgacgttcagtttcgtttttctgtCAGTTTTTGTCGATTTCCCGTCTCTTTCTCGGacatctcgctcactcttaTCGATTTGATCGAGTGCTCGAAAACCAGCTCGAATTTTTCGGACAAACTGCGGATTGATTTTAAATTGCCCGCGAAAATCGTACACCAACGGTCGCGGCACGTGATTCAGCCACGATATTGTCAACGATGGTTACATTCATTTGTAGCAATAACGGGCCTTCTATTGATGAATAAACTATGATTCATGATTAACCATTAATAATGAAGTCggaaaaacacagaaaattgGTGGATTCTTGAGAGTCTGAGAGTCTTTCTGTCGCGTTCTTCTGTTGTATCATTCATAACATAAAATGGCAATAAATCTATCTATACAGACaatcccgtttttcttttattgtttagTGAGCTGTAAAACCGCCAACACCAAGCTATGATTGAATAACTGCTTACTTCCTGTCCACGCGGctacaaaaaagaagaaaaaggaagcccCATAAAAGAGCAATGCATTCCAGCCACTGAAAAGCGCCAATTACGTGGGAACACTCATTCATCGACACATCGTTAGCTATGAGCCTGAGTGCGTTGCACGACATTAGGCAGTTTGATGTGAGCGCATACATAATTGCCATTTTgttcaattaaatcaatttcccaTTCAGGTGCATGGCGTGAACACGCCCGCGCCGCAAGCACTCCATGACACcgcacttgttgttgttggcgccaTTAGTGGGTGGAGGATGTTGTGCGATTGTCGTTGTTATGTCGGGCAAGAACAATGAAACATTCAAGCATTGCGGGGAGCGTTTTACGCGAGATAACGCTGATCGATTGGTGTATGAAGCGATCAGCGCGCCACTTGAAACAACGTTTTACGAGTAACTTTTGTTCGATATTCGATTGCAGAACTGTTGCTTCCC
Proteins encoded in this region:
- the LOC126574293 gene encoding 39S ribosomal protein L39, mitochondrial-like gives rise to the protein MPIILRKVSRSAFQVQHVTKKHFSLSSRVSTKASDLFSEEQTRQRERVGRIEKIEVRYLGLPHDTTLVMNRELSTPYDCARHIGEKYCRQSALALLDNKTPWDMRRPLRDSCTLQLLNFTSPEPHIANKVFWRSCSFLLGAVLQNSFKPTAGLHLHSFPTPNIKSGSFVHDIVLGQEHWNPTVPELRALSIEMIKLSQKDLPIERLDVDSELAIEMFHNNPFKRDQIPSVASKNNGQVTVYRVGDHVDISKGPMMGSTGLLGRCTISAAHPIKEANEDGKYFYRMQGVALPSALRIHHFAYAIMENRSRKLNSAKLPNEPFEDAVAEQVA